In the Platichthys flesus chromosome 14, fPlaFle2.1, whole genome shotgun sequence genome, GccttcacttcctctgatgCAGCCGCTCTGAAGACAGCTTatctggagacagctgatctggagacagctgatctcagacagcctcttcctcctcaggtaAGATGACGGACGAGGAGCTTCTCTAGTTTTGCAAGAAGGTCCATGATTCGTATGGTGTTTTCTCATCACAATGTtaaagtgcagagagagagagatcctaCATGTTTGTTATGCAAAAAGGTAGCTCAGTTAAAGGAGATGATTGTATAAATgatgtttaataataatgataatgataataatatgtttcttttctatttttgttaCAGAAAGGACCGGTAGGAAATGGAAAACAGAAATTTGTTTGTCTTATCTTTCCTCAAGCATGTGGCCTTGGGCTAAAGGTAAACttgatttatgtttgtttttttccgtcTCCTGTGATTTATGCAATATATTAAGAAACTATCTTTTGATGAGAAGATTAAACAACTGACGAAGTGGTTTGTTGTTTGATAAATAATTGtgcatctctttctctcctgctgtttAGCACCCCGATCCTACGGAGAAGGTGGACCTTGAGATGATCCTACGTCCTGCAGAGAAACCAGTAGTACCACTTGAGCTGTCCATCAAACAAGATTTGCAGTAACTGCCATGCTATGACATCTCTATTACAAATCGTCTGTCTCAcagaacaattttttttcttgtattaatacaaaataaaactaaacgCTATCAGATATTGACATGTGTGGTTTTCTGtttgacacacactcatttgaggtgaaaataatttttgcttcttttaacattgttttctaaatggagaatttgaataatcaaaactcgattaaaaaaaaaaaggtaaacattAACCAACAGAGGGAGCTGTGCTGTAGGAAACTTAACTACGTCCTAAATACACACTATACACATGGAAATGAGACGTAGGGAACTTTTTACTATTCCTGAGTGACTTGTTTTCTATATCAATaattaaaacagtttgaagTCATCTAATTAAAACGAAACATTTGAGCCTTCAGAgatacagctgctgctgctgcagttcatGAAAATAATCTCATTAACTGTTTCGTAATGTTTGGCATAATGTGACCACAAGGTGGAGTCacagctttgatttattttaacagcAATAATACACTTTGTGCTTTGTTATGCATCCTAATAAATTATAGgagctttatttatatatttatatgaaattaATGAATTTTTTGATGTGGTTTTAGTCATTGATATGAATTAAAGtggagtaaaaagtacaatatttccctctgaaattAAGTAATACATGGTATTAAGTGAAAACATTAAATGTAAGTCCCTCAAAACTGTAAAGTACTTGATGAAGTGTTGATCGTGCATTAATCAGCGTTTCCACTGTAGCAGACAAAAAGCATAAAGCCAGCTTTCCTCACCTCCCGCCCACTCAGCTGATTCACAACAGACTCTGCTGCACAGAACCAATGCCGACACATAACAAAGTATTTGATCTGTTGTGCATCGGGTagacacacaggactgagaggtGAATGAAACACAGTGAGTATCAGACAGTACGTGCTGCTTCATCTTTcctgcagtttggtttcaggTTCGTTTTTAAATTCTGCTTTTGATTCCTGATGCTCCACCAACTCTTCAAATACCTGCTTGTACGAACACTGGGATTTAACATAGAGAACAGCGactgtttctttaatttatatACTTATAGTATATATAAATAGTATGTTTTACTGTTAATCGGGTGTATCTGAAAATACTTTATAATTCTGATGTACCCTTACACAAGTAAAAGTATTTCACAAATAGAGAGTGTAACAGCACATGTTGATACGTATGATTATACTATCATAATAACATGCTGCTTTACATATAATATCACAGGATTATTGTTACTAATGCATTAAATTGTTTTACTCTCTGATTAATATTTTACAAAGAAACATTTGATGAGTCTATGAAATACGATAGAAATTGATTTCTCAACACAAAAGAACTAGCTACACCAGTAAATGTCTACTAACCCGCTTCATTAATAATAATCGAATAATCCAATAGTGGGACTGTTACCCTACATATATTCAAATCAATACAGTCATTTAAGATATGCACAAATTTGTATGCTTTAATATGCATCACGCTGCAGGGACTGGTGCATGGTCCCTTTTTCCATAAAGTAACGGAGGAATATAAAACTTGGTTTCATGCGGCCACAGATGAAGAAAGAATGCTAAATAATCAGTGATGTACACGGGAAGGCTTAAAAGTTTATCATCTTCTCTTCAGTAAATTCATTTCTGCAGAGGACAAACGTCAGCAGGGGGATCTCCAGGGGAATCTGATAGTTTATACAAGTGGCCGTTATGgaatctctcctcctccacccttcaTTACAGAGAGGGAGAACCAACACCTTATTTAtctctgtgatgatgatggtgcaacagagaggaagagggcagGTCAGAACACACCAGATGTTAACAGCTGATGTCCACTCTGATTTCATCGAGACACAATAATGAGACTACAACCGGACAAATAGATAAAGGTTGGAGTGGTTTACACAAGAgacatgttttccttctctAGTTAGAGCTCAGTGTGCAGAGGAAATCTTTATTGAAATGAgaataataaatacagacacTCTCTACGTCTACAATTGGCTTAACAGTAAATGATCAAGCTGCCTAGTTTCTCCCAATGGACAAAGTGTCGTTCAAGCTGAACGTTTACAGTCAAATGAGATATAAAGTTTCAATCTGCCaactttgtcttttctgttcctgttaaaaaaaaattttctGATGACTAATCTTAAATTTGGTTTCAGTTTGATGAAAATGTCCACATAAGTGGTTTGGGTGACGAGCAACAGACCACATGATTCCAATGTGGTTATAGCTCTTCTATTAATCCTGCAGTTACCTCAGACCTCAGTCATATTCTGTTGTGTTACGTTGTTGTAGCAGTTtgcttcaaattaaaatacGTGTAGTTCCCGGGATATGAACTCCTCGCCTCTGAAGTCCCAGCGTGACGTGACCTGCCGTTCAGGCGTCGCAAGTTTTGATTGAACGGCATTCGGATTTATGAATTGAGCCACATGACATATTGTAAAAGCTTCAATTTAAGTGTAGTTCAATGTCAGTGAGATTACGAATGAGGTTTTTTATCTATATGGAACAGAACCTGGAAGTTCTGGTATCATGTTGGTTTGGTCCAAAGCCAGACATGATCTAGTGCGGATAGTTGGCAGAGCACTAAGAGGCGTGGAGAATCTTACTTTTATTTACTTAACTCACATCACCTTCACTCTGCCTCTGGTTAACCGAGTACTAACTTACTTTACTCCAAATTTACTCAACACGTGTGGCACGAGGAGAGCTATAAAGACGAGTAATCCAAAATGTCTTCCCTCACAACTTTATCAGATTAGCATGGATAATCCAGTGGGCGATGAATACTACTACCATGACAACAGCAGCTTCAACTTCAGCTACGACGACTACCCCACCATATGCGAGAAGGCAGACATCCGGTCCTTTGCCGGCTACTTCCTCCCCATCATGTACGCCATGTGTCTGCTGGTGGGACTGGCGGGAAACGGCTTAGTGGTGATCGTGTACGCCTACCACAAACGCCTGAGGACCACCATGGATGCGCTCCTGACCCACCTGGCTGTGGCCGacctgctcctgctcttcatGCTGCCGTTCTGGGCCGCTGACGCCCGGAGGGGCTGGGAGCTCGGGTTGGTCGTGTGTAAGGTTGTGTCGGCTTGCTACACGGTCAACTTCACCTGCTGTATGCTTCTGCTGGCCTGCATCAGCTTGGACCGCCACTTGGCTCTAGCCAGGGCGCAAGGGAAGGACCAAGGAAGCTGGCTGCAGAGGATGTTTTGCAGGAGACACTGTTCCAAGGTGTGTGTCGTCGTCTGGGCAGCCGCTTTCATGCTCGGCCTTCCTGATTTAATTCTCTCCGAGGTGAGGTGGGGCTCTAATTGGAGCGTCTGCATTGCAGTCTACCCTCCGTCTATGGGCGTAGGAGGTAAAGCTGCCCTGGAGATAGCAGAGGTGCTGCTGGGCTTCCTGGTTCCCCTATTGGTCATGGTGGTCTGTTACTGGAGCATGGCCCGAGCGCTGAAGGGTCTCCCTGTAGAAAGCAGAGGCAAGAAGTGGAAAGCTCTGCGTGTTCTTCTGAT is a window encoding:
- the ackr4a gene encoding atypical chemokine receptor 4 translates to MDNPVGDEYYYHDNSSFNFSYDDYPTICEKADIRSFAGYFLPIMYAMCLLVGLAGNGLVVIVYAYHKRLRTTMDALLTHLAVADLLLLFMLPFWAADARRGWELGLVVCKVVSACYTVNFTCCMLLLACISLDRHLALARAQGKDQGSWLQRMFCRRHCSKVCVVVWAAAFMLGLPDLILSEVRWGSNWSVCIAVYPPSMGVGGKAALEIAEVLLGFLVPLLVMVVCYWSMARALKGLPVESRGKKWKALRVLLIVVGVFVVTQLPYNVVKVYQMMDSVFALVTHCGTSKVLDKAAQVTKSLALTHCCLNPILYTFVGSSFRQHLTKLAKRFGEGRRKRRTRRNDVSAEGEGMEMSFNSHSASQATNTFSI